In a single window of the Streptacidiphilus sp. P02-A3a genome:
- a CDS encoding cytochrome c oxidase assembly protein: MSTMPGMPGMTQELPPWTVGRVLAFHPTVNLPFLIGCLLLLGLYLTGVVRLRRRGDQWPMGRTVAWVLGVLTIALVTCTGLDQYGMQMLSAHMLQHMVLSMFSPIIMLMGAPITLALRALPASGRGRRGPRDLLVSLLHSRYVKVVSHPAFTLPLFIASLYGLYFTPLFDFLMRTTLGHELMMVHFLGVGLLFFWPIMGVDPGPHRPGHLMRMLELFIGMPFHAFFGIAIMMSSGLMVTTFAHPAASLGVDPLSDQHMAGGLAWAFSEIPTFIVLIALTFQWAKSEERLSRRKDRTADRDGDKELNDYNAYLANLQRRSGVQQQS, encoded by the coding sequence TGGGCCGGGTCCTGGCCTTCCACCCCACGGTGAACCTGCCGTTCCTGATCGGCTGCCTGCTGCTGCTCGGCCTCTACCTGACCGGCGTGGTCCGGCTGCGGCGGCGCGGCGACCAGTGGCCGATGGGGCGCACCGTCGCCTGGGTCCTGGGCGTGCTCACCATCGCGCTGGTCACCTGCACCGGCCTCGACCAGTACGGCATGCAGATGCTCAGCGCGCACATGCTCCAGCACATGGTGCTGTCGATGTTCTCGCCGATCATCATGCTGATGGGCGCACCGATCACGCTGGCGCTGCGGGCGCTCCCGGCCAGCGGCCGGGGCCGCCGCGGCCCGCGCGACCTGCTGGTCTCGCTGCTGCACTCGCGCTACGTGAAGGTGGTCTCGCACCCGGCGTTCACCCTGCCGCTGTTCATCGCCAGCCTGTACGGGCTCTACTTCACCCCGCTGTTCGACTTCCTGATGCGCACCACCCTCGGCCACGAGCTGATGATGGTGCACTTCCTCGGGGTGGGCCTGCTCTTCTTCTGGCCGATCATGGGCGTCGACCCGGGCCCGCACCGGCCCGGGCACCTGATGCGGATGCTGGAGCTGTTCATCGGGATGCCGTTCCACGCCTTCTTCGGCATCGCGATCATGATGTCGTCCGGCCTGATGGTGACCACTTTCGCCCATCCGGCCGCCTCGCTCGGGGTGGACCCGCTCTCCGACCAGCACATGGCGGGCGGGCTGGCCTGGGCGTTCAGCGAGATCCCGACCTTCATCGTGCTGATCGCGCTGACCTTCCAGTGGGCCAAGTCGGAGGAGCGGCTGTCCCGGCGCAAGGACCGCACCGCGGACCGCGACGGCGACAAGGAGCTCAACGACTACAACGCCTACCTGGCGAACCTGCAACGCCGCTCGGGCGTCCAGCAGCAGAGCTAG